CGTCGCCTCCAACCTCGCCTGGACTTGTGTGCGCGACCCCGAATCCGTCTACTCGCGCTACACCGCCCTGTATAATGTCCGCAACCTGCCGACCCTCTTCCTGCTCAATCGACACGGCGCCCCCGTCAAGCGCGTCGACAACCCTGACCGGCTCGAAAGCGAGATCCAAGCCTTGCTATGACGTGTACCTGGCCAGTTTGGCCTGCACCAAAAGAAAAAAGGCGGCCCCGTTAAGTGGTCGCCTTTCCTATTATATAGCCGTCGCTCCGTCACCGGATCTCCACCCGTCGGAAGGCAGGCGTCTCAGCCTCCTCCTTGAGGTAGGTCTCGATGTGGCGCTTCTTCTTCTCCTCCAAAATCTCGTCGATGGCGATCAGCAAGCCCGTCTCCTCCACGTTGCCGAAGCGCCGATTGATGGCCGTGCCGAACGTCCGCATTTGTGGCGATAGGCTCATGTAGGCATTGACGAGTGGCGGGATGTTCAGCCCCCGCTTACGCACCTCCTGATTCAAGACCCGATAATTCTCCCGAAAGCTCCCATACCGAAAGAGCGCCTCCATAGCGGCCTCGTCCACGTCCACCGTCAGCGGATGGATAGGCTCCACCAGTCGGTCAGGATCCGGGAAGTGACGGCGGAGGAAGTAGAGGATCATGTTGCGCGCCTCCACGTTGTAGCCCGGATACATGGTCACCTTGCCGAAGAAATATCGCAGCGTAGGGTCGATCACCGTCAGCGCCCCCAGCCCGTCCCACAGGTTGTCGAGGATGAAGATGCTGCCCGGCCGTGGCAGCGTGGCCTGATAGTCGAGCGAGACGAACGATCGCCCCAGCTCCACCGTGTATGGCAAGTATTCCCGAATAAAGCGATCTGAAAAATGGAACAGTGCCGCCGTAGCCAGCGCCGGTTCACCGTCGGTATCGAGCGCCTCCGACCCGCAGCGAAACCGATAGCCGCCCAGTATCCGTCGATCCTTCGGACTCCATACGATCAGCTGCCGGTAAGCCCCCGGCCGACTGTCGAAGGTGTCCACATCCAGCGCACGACCCGTGCCGCCGCCGTAGTAGCGAAACGCCGCCTCGCGTAACCGCCCGATCTCACGCATCACCTGCGGCGCCTCGGCCCCGGTGACTACATAGATCTCATTGTCCGA
The sequence above is drawn from the Tannerella serpentiformis genome and encodes:
- a CDS encoding GNAT family N-acetyltransferase — its product is MEQIIPPVDPDELERELTPARRLRRTNKSDNEIYVVTGAEAPQVMREIGRLREAAFRYYGGGTGRALDVDTFDSRPGAYRQLIVWSPKDRRILGGYRFRCGSEALDTDGEPALATAALFHFSDRFIREYLPYTVELGRSFVSLDYQATLPRPGSIFILDNLWDGLGALTVIDPTLRYFFGKVTMYPGYNVEARNMILYFLRRHFPDPDRLVEPIHPLTVDVDEAAMEALFRYGSFRENYRVLNQEVRKRGLNIPPLVNAYMSLSPQMRTFGTAINRRFGNVEETGLLIAIDEILEEKKKRHIETYLKEEAETPAFRRVEIR